From the Mahella australiensis 50-1 BON genome, the window TAACATGTATTACGCACTTTGACAAGAGGGGAAAAACAAACAAATCGTCAATCTCCCGCAGCATAGTTCATGCAGGAGATTGACGGCGGGCAAGAACGCTTACCCTTCTTTCAGACCAGTAAACGTTATACCTTCTATAAAGTAACGCTGGGCCATGAAAAACAACACAACGGTAGGCAATGCTATAATAACCGATATAGCCATGAGATAGTTCCACTTAGGCGCTTCATTCACACCGCCCATAAAGAAATACATTCCCAAAGTCATAGTGTATTTATTCATGTCTGTCAAATATATCAGCGGCCCAAGGAAGTCGTTCCAATAGCCCTTGAAGGCAAAAACCCCGACCGCCAGCAGAGCCGGCTTTATCTGAGGAAGCATGATCCTATAAAACGTATCCATAGGAGAAGCTCCGTCTATTTCAGCAGCATCGTCGAGCTCAATAGGAATACTCATAAAAAACTGCCGCAGTAGAAAGATATAAAACGGCCCCCATGCCGTCCATGCTCTCAGTATAAGTGGATCAAACTCGCCTACAAGCCCCAGTTTGTTCCATATTATATATGTCGGGATAAGCGTAACATGAAAGGGCAGCATCATAGTGCTTAGCAATACGAAAAATATAATGTCCCTGCCCGGAAAATCAAATCTGGCAAAACCGTATGCTACAAGCGTTTCGCTGGCTAATTCAGCTATCATGCCTAAAACTACTATAAAAATCGTGTTGACCAAATACTTATCAAAAGGCATGGCATTCCAAGCTTTAGAAAAATTCTCCCAGTGAGCCGGCTTGGGTATAATCTCGGGTGGCCAAGCAAATATATCGGCATCGGCTTTTAGAGCCGTCGATATAGTCCATAAAAAAGGTATAAGCACTATTATGGCTACAACCGTAATAAGGATATATATAAAAATATTGGCTAAACTCTTATGCAATCGCATATAATACCCTCCTATCTTTTAACTTCGCCTTCGTAGTATACCCATGCAGGCGTCGATCTGAAAATCAAAAGTGTCAATACGAATATTATGGCAAACAATATCCATGCAATAGCCGAGGCTTCCCCCATATGAAGCTGAGTGAACCCTCTCTCGTAGACAAGCTGATTCATGAACTTACCCGCTGCAGATGTCGGTCTGACAAACATAGCAACCGTAAATATCTGCAAAGCTCCGATCATGCCCATTATAACCTGTAATAAGATTATGGGCGATATCTGAGGAACCGTTATATGCCAGAATTTAGCCCATGCCTTAGCACCGTCTATCTCGGCCACCTCATACAAGCTTCTGGGTACTCCCTGAAGTCCGGCAAGAAACACAACGGTATTTGTACCGAATATACCCCACACGCTCATTATTACGAAGGCCGGCAACACGAACCGCGGATCACCGAACCAATCAGGTCTACCCAGCCCCAGAACATTAAAAAGCGGGGCAACGATGTAATTTAAAAGACCTGACTCGCTGTTAAACAACCATCTCCATAATAATGCTACTGCTGCATCAGGAATAACCGCAGGCATGTAATATATAGTTCTATAGATGCCTATACCCTTTATCTGCCTGTTAAGCAGCATGGCTACCAGCAATGAACCTATAACCCCTATAGGTACGCTTAAAGCCGCATATAGTAAAGTTAATCTAATGGAAGGCCAGAATTCGATATCCTGTGTAAACAACCATATGTAGTTGCCCAATCCCTTCCATTGAGGGGTACCGAAAAGACTATAATCGGTAAAGCTTAGATAGAAAGAATATATCAAAGGAAACGCAGTAAATATGATAAATCCGATAAGCCACGGCGATATCAATGCGAAGCCGGTAGCCTGTCGCTGGCGCCATCCTATTCTCCTCATCAATCGGTATATAATCAACGCCATAGCTATAAGTACTATCGGGGCCATTAACCATCGCTCAAACGGACCTATAAAGCGTTCCATCAAAAACACCTCCTTGGGGAAATTTAAATAAGGAGGCGCTTTGTGCGCCCCCTTATTAATCTTATTCAGCCGATTTTTTTAATACAGCATCGAGCTGTGGCTTAACTTTGGGTATAAGCTCTTCCGGATCAGCGTGATTATTCACTATAGGGTCCATAAGCTGAGTCCAAAAGATATTGTCCCAATCAGGATAATTACCAAAATAACGGTAAGTCCTGGCATATTCCATCGAGTTTATTATGGCTTGCATAGCGTCTTCCCTATCAGGATGAAGCTTCTTCATGGTATCCATATTGGCCATGGACTTACGAGGAGGCATAACCTTCCATTGATGTATGGCATCCGTCAAATCCAAAAACGCTTCAAATGCCACATCCCGG encodes:
- a CDS encoding carbohydrate ABC transporter permease; translation: MRLHKSLANIFIYILITVVAIIVLIPFLWTISTALKADADIFAWPPEIIPKPAHWENFSKAWNAMPFDKYLVNTIFIVVLGMIAELASETLVAYGFARFDFPGRDIIFFVLLSTMMLPFHVTLIPTYIIWNKLGLVGEFDPLILRAWTAWGPFYIFLLRQFFMSIPIELDDAAEIDGASPMDTFYRIMLPQIKPALLAVGVFAFKGYWNDFLGPLIYLTDMNKYTMTLGMYFFMGGVNEAPKWNYLMAISVIIALPTVVLFFMAQRYFIEGITFTGLKEG
- a CDS encoding carbohydrate ABC transporter permease — translated: MERFIGPFERWLMAPIVLIAMALIIYRLMRRIGWRQRQATGFALISPWLIGFIIFTAFPLIYSFYLSFTDYSLFGTPQWKGLGNYIWLFTQDIEFWPSIRLTLLYAALSVPIGVIGSLLVAMLLNRQIKGIGIYRTIYYMPAVIPDAAVALLWRWLFNSESGLLNYIVAPLFNVLGLGRPDWFGDPRFVLPAFVIMSVWGIFGTNTVVFLAGLQGVPRSLYEVAEIDGAKAWAKFWHITVPQISPIILLQVIMGMIGALQIFTVAMFVRPTSAAGKFMNQLVYERGFTQLHMGEASAIAWILFAIIFVLTLLIFRSTPAWVYYEGEVKR